The Primulina eburnea isolate SZY01 chromosome 8, ASM2296580v1, whole genome shotgun sequence genome contains a region encoding:
- the LOC140838015 gene encoding uncharacterized protein encodes MEDGVEDLLDLLGDEEQEQHHARGGVIGDLISAFVSKNSAEEEDKGRQEMEETSQKQEEKDGKFEENEKSPSEEGGGFGLGLMDDLVSHLPAASDIVVAAPPNDEASILIHSVVHE; translated from the coding sequence ATGGAAGATGGTGTCGAAGATCTCCTCGATTTACTCGGGGACGAAGAACAAGAGCAGCATCATGCAAGAGGTGGGGTGATAGGCGATTTGATTTCCGCTTTTGTTTCGAAAAATAGCGCCGAAGAGGAAGACAAGGGACGTCAGGAAATGGAAGAAACGAGtcaaaaacaagaagaaaaagatggaaaatttgaagaaaatgaaaaatctcCGTCAGAAGAAGGCGGTGGCTTTGGCTTGGGCTTGATGGATGATCTCGTCTCTCACTTGCCGGCTGCGTCGGACATTGTGGTGGCAGCTCCACCGAATGACGAAGCCTCGATCTTGATCCATTCAGTAGTTCATGAGTAG